A single region of the Streptococcus sanguinis genome encodes:
- a CDS encoding sugar O-acetyltransferase → MQSEYEKMIAGEIYRPQDEDLRKIRARSKEFQYRFNHEQDSDKRTAIIKEWFGSTGNNLAMKPDLVCGYGINIHLGENFCSNWNLTMLDVCPIRIGNNGMLGPNCQFLTPLHPLDPVERNSGIEYGAPITIGDNFWAGGGVTILPGVTLGDNVVVGAGAVVTKSFGDNVVLAGNPAQIIKEIPVHKE, encoded by the coding sequence ATGCAAAGCGAATACGAAAAAATGATTGCTGGAGAGATTTACCGACCACAAGACGAAGATTTAAGAAAAATTAGAGCCCGCTCCAAAGAATTTCAATATCGTTTCAACCACGAGCAAGACAGTGACAAGCGTACGGCCATTATCAAGGAATGGTTTGGCAGTACGGGAAATAATCTTGCTATGAAGCCAGATTTGGTTTGCGGCTACGGAATTAACATTCATTTAGGAGAAAATTTTTGTTCTAACTGGAACCTGACTATGCTGGACGTTTGCCCCATTCGCATCGGAAACAATGGCATGCTCGGTCCAAATTGTCAGTTTTTGACACCTCTTCATCCGCTTGATCCAGTGGAAAGAAATTCCGGTATTGAGTACGGAGCACCAATCACTATTGGTGATAATTTCTGGGCTGGCGGAGGTGTGACGATTCTGCCAGGAGTGACATTAGGGGATAATGTGGTAGTCGGAGCAGGAGCGGTTGTGACTAAGTCTTTTGGTGACAATGTAGTCTTGGCTGGTAATCCAGCACAAATTATTAAGGAAATTCCTGTTCATAAAGAATAA
- the dprA gene encoding DNA-processing protein DprA yields MNNFEIYKMKKAGLTNHQVLNVLRYAESRDSKLSLRDKAVVSECRNPALFIEKYKRLDLPALKEEFELFPSFSILDDIYPWDLCEIYDAPTLLFYQGNLNLLELPKAAVVGSRDSSKQGNASVQKIVKELNNELVIVSGLARGIDTAAHMAALQNGGQTIAVIGTGLDVFYPKANKKLQSYIGKNHLLLTEYGPSEQPLKFHFPERNRIIAGLCRGVIVAEAKMRSGSLITCERAMEEGRDVFAIPGSILDGKSDGCHHLIQEGAKCITSGSDVLSEFDF; encoded by the coding sequence ATGAATAATTTTGAGATTTATAAAATGAAAAAAGCTGGTTTGACTAATCATCAGGTTTTAAATGTTTTGAGATACGCCGAGAGTAGAGATAGCAAGCTTTCTCTCCGAGATAAGGCTGTCGTATCTGAGTGCCGTAATCCCGCTCTCTTTATAGAGAAGTATAAACGTCTTGATCTACCAGCTTTGAAGGAAGAATTCGAACTTTTTCCGTCCTTTTCTATCTTGGATGATATTTACCCTTGGGATTTATGTGAGATTTATGATGCCCCGACTTTGTTATTTTATCAGGGAAATCTAAATCTACTAGAATTGCCCAAGGCTGCAGTCGTTGGCAGTCGAGACAGCAGCAAGCAAGGAAATGCCTCCGTACAAAAGATTGTCAAGGAGCTAAATAATGAATTGGTTATCGTTAGTGGCCTAGCTCGTGGAATAGATACAGCGGCTCATATGGCTGCCCTGCAAAACGGGGGGCAGACGATTGCTGTCATCGGAACAGGATTAGATGTCTTTTATCCCAAAGCAAACAAAAAATTACAATCTTACATTGGCAAAAATCATTTATTGCTGACAGAGTATGGTCCAAGTGAACAGCCTTTGAAGTTTCATTTTCCAGAGCGGAATCGGATCATCGCTGGTCTCTGTCGTGGCGTCATCGTGGCAGAAGCTAAGATGCGCTCAGGCAGCCTGATTACCTGTGAGCGAGCGATGGAAGAAGGGCGAGATGTCTTTGCTATTCCGGGGTCAATTTTAGATGGGAAATCTGACGGTTGCCATCATTTGATTCAAGAGGGCGCAAAGTGCATCACATCAGGCTCTGACGTTCTTTCTGAATTTGATTTTTAA
- the topA gene encoding type I DNA topoisomerase has translation MSKLVTKTKKKSTTKKNLVIVESPAKAKTIEKYLGRNYKVLASVGHIRDLKKSTMSIDFENNYEPQYINIRGKGPLINDLKKEAKKAKQVFLASDPDREGEAISWHLAHILNLDEKEKNRVVFNEITKDAVKNAFKEPRQIDMNLVDAQQARRVLDRLVGYSISPILWKKVKKGLSAGRVQSVALKLIIDRENEINAFKPEEYWTIDGTFKKGTRQFQASFYGMNGKKMKLTNNDEVKEVLSHLKGDDFTVDSVEKKERRRNAPLPYTTSSMQQDAANKINFRTRKTMMVAQQLYEGINIGSGVQGLITYMRTDSTRISPVAQNEAASFITDKFGAKYSKHGSKPKNASGAQDAHEAIRPSSVFNTPESIAKYLDKDQLKLYTLIWNRFVASQMTAAVFDTMNVKLGQNGVQFSANGSQVKFDGYLAIYNDSDKNKMLPDMEKGDTVKRVNTNPEQHFTQPPARYSEATLIKTLEENGVGRPSTYAPTIETIQKRYYVKLVSKRFEPTELGEIVNSLIVEFFPGIVNVKFTAEMEAKLDDVEVGKEQWQKVIDEFYKPFEKEVAKAETEMEKIQIKDEPAGFDCEVCGSPMVIKLGRFGKFYACSNFPDCRHTQAIVKEIGVTCPQCQKGQVIERKTKRNRIFYGCDRYPDCDFTSWDKPVGRNCPKCDHYLIEKKVRGGGKQVVCSNGDYEEEKVK, from the coding sequence GTGTCTAAATTGGTTACAAAAACAAAGAAGAAGTCTACGACCAAGAAAAATCTTGTCATCGTAGAGTCGCCTGCTAAGGCAAAAACAATAGAAAAATATCTGGGACGAAACTACAAGGTTCTGGCCAGTGTCGGGCATATTCGTGACCTGAAAAAGTCTACTATGTCCATTGATTTTGAGAACAACTATGAGCCGCAGTACATCAATATTCGTGGTAAAGGTCCGTTGATTAATGACTTGAAAAAAGAAGCAAAGAAAGCTAAACAAGTCTTTCTGGCAAGTGACCCGGACCGCGAAGGAGAAGCTATTTCATGGCATTTGGCTCACATTCTTAATCTGGATGAAAAAGAGAAAAACCGTGTCGTCTTCAACGAAATTACCAAAGATGCGGTCAAAAATGCTTTTAAAGAGCCGCGTCAGATTGATATGAATTTAGTTGATGCGCAGCAGGCTCGTCGAGTTCTGGACCGCTTGGTTGGTTATTCTATTTCTCCTATTCTCTGGAAGAAAGTCAAAAAAGGCCTGTCAGCTGGCCGGGTGCAGTCTGTCGCTCTCAAGCTGATTATTGACCGGGAAAATGAAATCAATGCCTTCAAACCAGAAGAGTACTGGACAATTGATGGAACCTTCAAGAAAGGAACCCGTCAGTTCCAGGCCAGCTTCTATGGTATGAATGGTAAAAAGATGAAGCTGACCAACAATGACGAGGTCAAAGAAGTTCTGTCTCACCTCAAGGGTGATGACTTTACAGTCGACAGTGTCGAAAAGAAAGAGCGTCGACGCAATGCTCCGCTGCCCTACACGACTTCCTCTATGCAGCAGGATGCCGCTAATAAGATTAATTTCCGGACTCGTAAGACAATGATGGTGGCTCAGCAGCTCTATGAAGGGATTAATATCGGTTCTGGCGTACAAGGTCTTATTACCTATATGCGTACCGACTCGACTCGTATCAGCCCAGTAGCGCAAAATGAAGCAGCGAGCTTTATCACGGATAAATTTGGCGCCAAATATTCCAAACATGGCAGCAAGCCCAAGAACGCTTCTGGCGCTCAAGATGCCCACGAAGCCATTCGTCCTTCCAGCGTTTTCAATACTCCAGAAAGCATCGCAAAGTATCTGGATAAGGATCAGCTTAAGCTCTATACGCTGATTTGGAACCGTTTTGTAGCCAGTCAAATGACAGCAGCAGTCTTTGATACTATGAATGTTAAGCTGGGGCAAAATGGTGTCCAATTTTCTGCCAACGGCAGTCAGGTCAAGTTTGATGGCTATCTGGCTATTTACAACGACTCTGACAAGAATAAAATGCTGCCAGACATGGAAAAGGGCGATACCGTCAAACGTGTAAATACCAATCCAGAACAGCACTTTACCCAGCCACCTGCTCGTTATTCTGAAGCGACTCTTATCAAGACTTTAGAAGAAAATGGCGTTGGTCGGCCGTCTACCTATGCACCGACCATTGAGACCATTCAGAAACGATATTACGTTAAGCTGGTTTCCAAGCGCTTTGAGCCGACGGAACTAGGGGAGATTGTCAATTCACTGATTGTCGAATTCTTCCCAGGCATTGTAAATGTGAAATTTACAGCAGAAATGGAAGCTAAACTAGATGATGTAGAAGTTGGCAAAGAGCAATGGCAGAAAGTTATTGACGAGTTTTATAAACCTTTTGAAAAGGAAGTGGCTAAAGCCGAGACTGAAATGGAGAAAATCCAAATCAAGGATGAGCCAGCTGGTTTTGACTGTGAGGTCTGTGGCAGTCCCATGGTCATCAAATTGGGTAGATTTGGCAAGTTCTACGCCTGTAGCAATTTTCCAGACTGTCGTCATACTCAGGCTATCGTCAAAGAAATCGGCGTGACCTGTCCACAGTGTCAGAAAGGTCAAGTTATTGAGCGTAAGACTAAGCGAAATCGCATTTTCTACGGCTGCGATCGTTATCCTGACTGTGATTTCACATCTTGGGACAAGCCAGTTGGTCGGAACTGTCCAAAATGTGACCATTATCTGATTGAAAAGAAAGTACGCGGTGGTGGCAAGCAAGTAGTCTGCAGCAATGGCGATTACGAAGAAGAAAAAGTGAAATAA
- the trmFO gene encoding methylenetetrahydrofolate--tRNA-(uracil(54)-C(5))-methyltransferase (FADH(2)-oxidizing) TrmFO codes for MSSSYINVIGAGLAGSEAAYQIAKRGIPVKLYEMRGVKSTPQHKTADFAELVCSNSLRGDALTNAVGLLKEEMRRLDSVILKSAEATRVPAGGALAVDREGFSQMVTELVTNHPLIEVIREEITEIPEDAITVIATGPLTSDALAEKIHALNGGDGFYFYDAAAPIIDVNTIDMTKVYLKSRYDKGEAAYLNAPMTKQEFMDFHDALVNAEEAPLNSFEKEKYFEGCMPIEVMAKRGIKTMLYGPMKPVGLEYPDDYQGPRDGEYKTPYAVVQLRQDNAAGSLYNIVGFQTHLKWGEQKRVFQMIPGLENAEFVRYGVMHRNSYMDSPNLLEQTFRSKKQTNLFFAGQMTGVEGYVESAASGLVAGINAARLFKGEEALVFPETTAIGSLPHYVTHADSKHFQPMNVNFGIIKELDGRRIRDKKERYEKIAERALQDLQPYLDK; via the coding sequence ATGTCATCATCCTATATCAATGTTATCGGTGCTGGTCTGGCTGGCAGTGAAGCAGCTTACCAGATTGCCAAGCGCGGCATCCCAGTCAAACTCTATGAAATGCGGGGTGTTAAGTCAACGCCTCAACACAAGACTGCAGACTTTGCAGAACTGGTCTGCTCTAACTCTTTGCGAGGAGATGCGCTGACCAATGCAGTTGGCCTACTAAAAGAAGAAATGAGACGGTTGGATTCAGTCATCTTAAAGTCAGCAGAAGCGACTCGAGTGCCAGCAGGAGGTGCTCTAGCAGTTGATAGAGAAGGTTTTTCTCAGATGGTAACAGAGCTAGTGACCAACCATCCATTGATTGAGGTCATTCGTGAAGAAATCACTGAAATTCCAGAGGATGCTATCACAGTCATCGCGACAGGGCCCTTGACTAGTGATGCTCTGGCCGAGAAAATCCATGCGCTTAATGGAGGCGACGGTTTTTATTTCTACGACGCGGCGGCGCCGATCATTGATGTCAATACCATCGATATGACTAAGGTCTATCTCAAATCTCGTTATGATAAGGGGGAAGCGGCCTATCTCAACGCGCCAATGACCAAGCAAGAATTTATGGATTTCCATGATGCTTTGGTCAATGCCGAGGAAGCACCACTCAATTCCTTTGAGAAGGAAAAATACTTTGAAGGCTGCATGCCTATTGAAGTTATGGCCAAGCGAGGTATTAAAACCATGCTTTATGGACCGATGAAGCCGGTTGGTTTAGAATATCCAGATGACTACCAAGGACCTCGAGATGGTGAATATAAGACGCCATACGCTGTGGTGCAGCTTCGTCAGGACAATGCAGCAGGCAGTCTTTACAACATCGTCGGCTTCCAAACTCATCTCAAGTGGGGAGAGCAAAAGCGTGTCTTTCAGATGATTCCTGGCCTTGAGAATGCAGAATTTGTCCGCTATGGTGTTATGCATCGAAACTCCTATATGGACTCTCCAAATCTGCTAGAACAGACTTTCCGCTCTAAGAAACAGACTAATCTTTTCTTTGCAGGTCAAATGACTGGCGTCGAAGGCTATGTTGAGTCTGCAGCTTCTGGTCTGGTTGCTGGTATCAATGCCGCTCGACTCTTCAAAGGAGAAGAAGCACTTGTTTTTCCAGAAACAACAGCTATCGGTAGCCTGCCACACTATGTTACCCACGCTGACAGCAAGCATTTCCAACCCATGAATGTCAATTTTGGCATTATCAAAGAGTTGGACGGCCGTCGGATTCGTGACAAGAAAGAGCGCTATGAGAAAATTGCTGAGCGAGCCTTGCAGGATTTACAGCCTTATTTGGATAAATAA
- a CDS encoding ATP cone domain-containing protein yields MQVIKRSGEVVEFDPDKIYQAVLKAAQTVYVLTDDLRQNLAQVTKKVVLDLDEAKVERATISMIQSMVESRLLGAGYITIAEHYISYRLQRDLERNGYGDHIAVHLHFEQVR; encoded by the coding sequence ATGCAAGTTATTAAACGGAGTGGTGAGGTTGTAGAATTTGACCCAGATAAAATTTATCAAGCAGTTTTAAAGGCAGCTCAGACTGTCTATGTGTTGACAGATGATTTGCGTCAGAATTTAGCGCAGGTTACAAAGAAAGTGGTTCTGGATTTGGATGAAGCTAAGGTTGAGCGTGCGACTATTAGCATGATTCAGTCCATGGTTGAAAGCCGCCTCTTGGGTGCAGGCTATATTACCATTGCAGAGCATTATATTTCCTATCGCTTGCAACGCGATTTAGAGCGCAATGGCTATGGAGATCATATCGCTGTGCATCTGCATTTTGAGCAAGTGAGATAA
- a CDS encoding ribonuclease HII, whose protein sequence is MATIKEIQQRLELVTDLADPFLAEAANDLRSGVQKAIEKRKRAIQAELDEDLRLEQMLRYEKELYQAGYQAIAGIDEVGRGPLAGPVVAAAVILPPGCKIKGLNDSKKIPKKKHDEIYQAVMDKALAVGVGLMDSKIIDKVNIYEATKLAMKDALSKLCLKPDYLLIDAMKLDVEIPQESIIKGDANSLSIAAASIVAKVTRDKLMADYDKEYPGYDFAQNAGYGTKSHLQGLERNGVTPIHRKTFEPIKSMCE, encoded by the coding sequence ATGGCAACGATTAAGGAGATTCAGCAACGCTTAGAGTTAGTGACTGATTTGGCTGATCCTTTTCTGGCAGAAGCAGCGAATGATTTGCGCAGTGGAGTTCAAAAAGCGATTGAAAAGCGTAAAAGAGCTATTCAGGCAGAGTTAGATGAAGATTTGCGTCTGGAGCAGATGTTACGGTATGAAAAAGAGCTTTATCAAGCAGGCTACCAGGCAATCGCTGGGATTGATGAGGTCGGCCGCGGTCCTCTAGCTGGACCAGTTGTCGCTGCAGCAGTAATCTTACCTCCAGGATGTAAGATTAAGGGGCTTAACGATAGTAAAAAAATTCCTAAGAAAAAGCATGATGAAATCTATCAAGCAGTTATGGATAAAGCCTTGGCAGTAGGTGTTGGCCTGATGGACAGCAAGATTATTGATAAAGTCAATATCTACGAAGCGACCAAGCTTGCTATGAAAGATGCTTTGTCTAAGCTTTGTCTCAAGCCAGATTATCTGCTGATTGATGCCATGAAGCTAGATGTCGAGATTCCGCAAGAGTCCATCATCAAAGGTGATGCTAATTCGCTATCTATTGCAGCGGCCAGTATTGTTGCTAAGGTCACTCGAGATAAGCTGATGGCAGACTATGACAAAGAATATCCTGGTTATGATTTTGCGCAAAATGCAGGCTATGGAACTAAGAGCCATTTGCAGGGCTTGGAGCGAAACGGCGTAACTCCTATTCATCGCAAGACATTTGAACCAATAAAATCCATGTGCGAATAG
- a CDS encoding phosphoribosylanthranilate isomerase: protein MTDKFAEFLKIASQLNKIGIVPLLMGSLGLEQVTGQDWQARDIDIHVHGDERGWEAPDEERIYDMDKIEPMMERLGYRLVDLHEHEFQKEDLSIEFGAMETLGAFAGVPLEELTRKEVEDVEFLLPNAEQFLAIYRASSQDSYRNENNNHKDFAKIAYLEEMLKAK from the coding sequence ATGACAGATAAATTTGCAGAATTTCTAAAAATCGCGTCTCAACTGAATAAGATAGGAATTGTTCCACTTCTGATGGGTTCTCTAGGTCTGGAGCAAGTTACTGGACAAGACTGGCAGGCGCGTGATATTGATATTCATGTTCATGGTGATGAGCGTGGCTGGGAAGCACCAGACGAAGAACGTATTTACGATATGGACAAGATTGAGCCTATGATGGAGCGCTTGGGCTATCGCTTAGTCGATCTGCACGAGCATGAATTTCAAAAAGAAGATCTGTCTATTGAATTTGGAGCCATGGAAACCTTGGGGGCATTCGCTGGTGTGCCGCTAGAGGAGTTGACTCGAAAAGAAGTTGAAGATGTTGAGTTTCTACTGCCGAATGCAGAGCAATTCTTAGCTATCTACCGTGCTTCTTCCCAAGATTCTTACCGAAATGAAAATAACAATCATAAAGATTTTGCTAAGATTGCTTACTTGGAGGAGATGTTAAAAGCAAAGTGA
- the dapA gene encoding 4-hydroxy-tetrahydrodipicolinate synthase: protein MAYSDLKNCKIITAFITPFHEDGSINFDAIPDLIEHLLAHHTDGILLAGTTAESPTLTHDEELELFAAVQKVVKGRVPLIAGVGTNETRDSIEFVKEVDEFGGFAAGLAIVPYYNKPSQEGMYQHFKAIADASNLPIIIYNIPGRVVVEMTPETMLRLAEHPNIIGVKECTSLANMAYLIEHRPEEFLIYTGEDGDAFHAMNLGADGVISVASHTNGDEMFEMLDAIEHNDIKKAAAIQRKFIPKVNALFSYPSPAPVKAVLNYLGFAAGPTRLPLVPAPEEDAKRIIKVVVDGDYQATKETVKGVLRPDY, encoded by the coding sequence ATGGCGTATTCGGATCTGAAAAACTGTAAAATCATCACAGCTTTTATTACACCTTTTCATGAAGATGGTTCCATTAATTTTGATGCTATTCCAGACTTGATTGAGCACCTTTTGGCGCATCATACGGATGGGATTTTACTAGCTGGAACAACTGCTGAAAGTCCAACTCTGACTCATGATGAAGAGTTGGAGTTATTTGCGGCAGTTCAAAAGGTTGTCAAAGGGCGTGTTCCTTTGATTGCCGGTGTCGGTACCAACGAAACGCGTGATTCTATCGAATTCGTCAAAGAAGTAGATGAATTTGGTGGCTTTGCAGCTGGTTTGGCCATTGTACCCTATTACAACAAACCTTCTCAGGAAGGGATGTATCAGCACTTTAAAGCCATTGCGGATGCTTCAAACCTGCCTATCATTATCTACAATATACCTGGCCGGGTTGTTGTTGAGATGACACCTGAGACTATGCTGAGGTTGGCAGAACATCCAAATATTATCGGCGTTAAAGAATGTACCAGTCTGGCGAACATGGCCTATCTGATTGAGCATCGTCCAGAGGAGTTTCTGATTTATACTGGTGAGGATGGCGATGCCTTTCATGCTATGAATTTGGGGGCTGATGGAGTTATTTCTGTTGCTTCTCACACAAACGGTGATGAAATGTTTGAAATGCTGGACGCTATTGAACACAATGACATCAAAAAAGCAGCAGCTATCCAACGGAAATTCATCCCTAAAGTCAATGCCCTTTTCTCTTACCCAAGTCCAGCTCCAGTCAAGGCAGTCCTTAATTACTTAGGATTTGCAGCTGGCCCAACTCGCTTGCCGCTTGTACCAGCGCCCGAAGAAGATGCCAAACGTATTATCAAGGTTGTGGTCGATGGCGACTATCAAGCAACCAAAGAGACGGTTAAAGGCGTTCTAAGACCGGATTATTGA
- a CDS encoding PRD domain-containing protein has translation MLISKILNNNVVISEEDQEEVILMGRGLAFGRKVGQEIPDELIEKKYVLSENRRQLLMELPAEVMEMSDKIISFAREKLQKKLKDTAFLAMADHIHGVLLRLEDDIYLKNFLMWDIKRFFPIEFEVGQYAKQLLSAYVSKELPDDEAAFMALTLVNAELENGDGTARDLTMMMEEIMTIVKYSLEISLDEEDIYLERFMTHLKFFCERVLTDSGHRDLEDNEMFDLLKCKYPLAYETTRKIAEFLKQTRNYQTSEDEQLYLTIHLSRMKRRMTCKANTKK, from the coding sequence ATGCTTATCAGTAAAATCTTAAACAATAATGTGGTGATTTCTGAAGAGGACCAAGAAGAAGTTATTCTAATGGGACGAGGACTGGCCTTTGGTCGAAAAGTTGGCCAGGAGATTCCAGATGAGCTGATTGAGAAAAAGTATGTCTTGTCAGAAAATAGACGACAGCTTCTGATGGAGTTGCCAGCAGAGGTCATGGAAATGTCAGATAAGATTATTTCTTTCGCAAGGGAGAAACTGCAGAAGAAACTCAAAGACACTGCTTTTCTGGCGATGGCAGATCATATCCACGGAGTCTTGCTGCGCTTGGAAGATGATATTTACCTCAAGAATTTCCTCATGTGGGATATTAAACGCTTTTTTCCTATCGAGTTTGAGGTTGGTCAGTATGCCAAACAGCTTTTGAGTGCTTATGTCAGCAAGGAACTTCCAGATGATGAAGCAGCTTTTATGGCGCTGACCTTGGTCAATGCAGAGCTGGAAAATGGCGACGGAACTGCGCGTGATTTGACTATGATGATGGAGGAAATCATGACCATTGTCAAGTACAGTTTGGAAATTTCTTTAGACGAGGAAGACATCTACCTTGAGCGCTTCATGACCCATCTAAAATTTTTCTGTGAGCGAGTCCTGACTGATAGCGGCCACCGTGATTTAGAGGACAATGAGATGTTTGACTTACTTAAATGTAAGTATCCCTTGGCTTATGAGACAACTAGGAAGATTGCTGAATTTTTAAAGCAAACCAGAAATTACCAAACATCAGAGGATGAACAACTTTACCTGACCATCCATTTGTCACGCATGAAAAGGAGGATGACATGCAAAGCGAATACGAAAAAATGA
- the ylqF gene encoding ribosome biogenesis GTPase YlqF — MATIQWFPGHMSKARRQVQENIKFVDFVTILVDARLPLSSQNPMLTKIVGDKPKLLILNKADLADPVRIKEWQSYFESQGIPTLSINSKEQSAVKKVTDAAKKLMADKLARQKERGIRIETLRTMIIGIPNAGKSTLMNRLAGKKIAVVGNKPGVTKGQQWLKSNKDLEILDTPGILWPKFEDETVALKLALTGAIKDNLLPMDEVTIFGLDYFKEHYPEELTARFKQLDLSQEAPDMIMDMTQKLGFRDDYDRFYSLFVKDVRDGKLGRYCLDTVGELDGND, encoded by the coding sequence ATGGCAACGATTCAATGGTTTCCAGGGCATATGTCTAAGGCACGGAGACAGGTACAGGAAAATATTAAGTTTGTTGATTTTGTGACGATACTGGTTGATGCGCGACTGCCCTTATCTAGTCAGAATCCTATGCTGACTAAGATTGTGGGTGACAAGCCCAAGCTTTTGATTTTAAACAAGGCTGATTTGGCTGACCCTGTTCGTATTAAAGAATGGCAGAGCTATTTTGAAAGCCAAGGGATTCCGACTTTATCTATTAATTCCAAAGAGCAATCTGCTGTAAAAAAAGTGACAGATGCAGCTAAAAAGCTTATGGCTGACAAATTGGCGCGTCAGAAAGAGAGAGGAATTCGCATCGAAACCCTGCGTACCATGATTATTGGCATTCCCAATGCTGGCAAATCAACCCTCATGAATCGCTTGGCAGGTAAGAAAATTGCCGTTGTAGGGAATAAGCCAGGTGTAACCAAGGGCCAGCAATGGCTCAAGTCAAATAAAGACTTGGAAATCTTGGATACACCAGGAATACTCTGGCCTAAGTTTGAAGATGAGACGGTTGCTCTCAAGCTTGCTCTGACTGGAGCTATTAAGGATAATCTACTGCCTATGGATGAGGTAACGATTTTTGGCCTCGATTATTTCAAGGAGCATTATCCTGAGGAGCTGACAGCACGCTTCAAGCAGCTGGATCTGAGTCAGGAAGCACCTGATATGATTATGGATATGACTCAAAAACTTGGTTTCCGTGATGACTATGATCGTTTTTATAGCTTATTTGTCAAAGATGTTCGTGATGGTAAATTGGGCCGATATTGCTTGGATACAGTAGGAGAATTAGATGGCAACGATTAA